In one Drosophila pseudoobscura strain MV-25-SWS-2005 chromosome X, UCI_Dpse_MV25, whole genome shotgun sequence genomic region, the following are encoded:
- the twy gene encoding trichohyalin, which yields MNFNDDPLADLLSDNSLDNDNFFENPAGAGHKKPPKIAKAKGKLEDLFGIQEETEADVQSPSTSGQGTKGKPNATSTPLIVKQKPSLSLDDDAGDDDLGFDPKRPKSGGSKRNLFDDLLAVAEPKKNIFDEILSGGDAAKRPATAKPSISRQSTDTTTENSQARPKTSTGRRSSAQSATVNADPLGLFGKDTNATVSGMSTPVSKKRGTTADWLGLEAAAASVAAVELERPSTPTQQHSVQQQAAKEIAAPAESPEAPAAGASAPKHSGDILRMSDPDEAEQYLTSELPLATGPAVNPVTQNILLLNNLNLETGSNFNALQQQECQLVIAAQMKSQERTLLEMQRRQEAQDRKFQALIQQQLQRQQQMEQHIKGQQERISMHIQLMMAQPAHVQQLEGLPPVQKPALEKQESEQQTASREEHKEQELMQQLQLETESKRNLLEKLRLEELVANMKVNYEQEIEMIESSYKKQLKVLEEHLAAVEERLKTENSDLRQHFVDKLEKQKADYVEQMSTLRQDHEDEVRKLRNSHEMDLEGIRQAKMVELSSVQDHGNYLETLRLASNNLQELRDGMSNSQDRERLLEARERRLADQERRLKMNEDTADEEKRRLMELVSTLELQLGRLSKDSAEENWQLRQRMASLEAERKALDREKEFHREQMERDEKRVEELKAIQLADTERLHHELQQERTHLAVERQQLEMKHRLQEHGNLDQDRVEVEAQLKVAQEAIRRAGQERDRCHKLQRELETRKRLLADKENDLNLKEDELAQSTTSYRMATGRAQMAEQKAREADQLLQAKLQLLGKRYHDLSEKEAQLSQERMLLAQDRIAMHNLKKQILRSRCALCKMGSESAEMALRIDRKSKGQTNMDLHLPPMPLSNAEMMLKTAAGTEPGEAQSDIVDRMLDDNIQASYRRMYNVSGSADDVDYGLTGGLDDDSKVAMDNGKIMDPDLEALLSKFNNGFGTGL from the exons atgaatttcAACGACGACCCATTGGCGGACCTGCTTAGCGACAACAGCTTAGACAACGACAACTTCTTCGAGAACCCAGCTGGTGCTGGCCACAAGAAACCGCCGAAAATCGCGAAGGCTAAAGGAAAACTGGAAGATCTCTTTGGCATACAGGAGGAAACGGAGGCGGACGTACAAAGCCCCTCCACGTCTGGCCAGGGCACCAAGGGAAAACCCAATGCCACGAGCACTCCGCTCATCGTCAAACAGAAGCCTTCCCTCTCACTCGACGACGACGCGGGCGATGATGACCTGGGTTTTGACCCCAAGCGCCCCAAAAGCGGAGGATCAAAGAGAAATCTGTTTGATGATTTGCTGGCCGTCGCCGAGCCCAAAAAGAACATATTTGATGAGATATTGAGCGGCGGCGATGCCGCAAAGCGTCCGGCCACTGCGAAGCCGTCCATATCCCGCCAGTCGACAGACACCACCACGGAAAACTCGCAGGCACGCCCCAAGACCTCCACTGGACGGCGTAGCTCTGCGCAATCGGCCACCGTCAATGCAGATCCTCTCGGGCTGTTCGGCAAGGACACGAACGCCACAGTTTCAGGGATGTCCACGCCGGTGTCCAAGAAGCGGGGAACGACAGCGGACTGGCTTGGCCTAGAGGCCGCTGCAGCATCCGTGGCAGCTGTGGAACTGGAGCGACCCTCCACTCCGACGCAGCAGCACTCCGTTCAGCAGCAGGCTGCCAAGGAaattgctgctcctgctgaaAGCCCTGAAGCACCTGCAGCAGGAGCGTCAGCTCCTAAGCATTCTGGAGACATCCTGCGAATGTCTGACCCAGACGAGGCAGAGCAGTACCTTACGTCAGAGCTACCTCTTGCCACAGGACCTGCTGTCAACCCGGTCACACAGAATATCCTTCTGCTGAATAACCTGAACCTGGAGACGGGCTCCAACTTCAAtgcgctgcagcagcaggagtgcCAGCTGGTCATAGCAGCGCAAATGAAGAGCCAGGAGCGCACCCTACTGGAGATGCAGCGCCGCCAGGAGGCCCAGGACCGAAAGTTTCAGGCGTTGATccaacaacagctgcagcgccagcagcagatggAGCAGCACATCAAAGGGCAGCAAGAGCGCATCAGCATGCACATCCAGTTGATGATGGCGCAGCCCGCGCACGTCCAGCAGCTAGAGGGACTGCCGCCTGTCCAAAAGCCAGCGCTGGAAAAGCAGGAGTCggaacagcaaacagcaagcAGAGAGGAGCACAAGGAACAAGAGCtgatgcagcagctgcagctggagacCGAGTCGAAGCGAAATCTGCTGGAGAAGCTGCGCCTGGAGGAGCTAGTGGCCAACATGAAGGTCAACTACGAGCAGGAAATCGAAATGATCGAGTCCTCGTACAA gaagcagctgaaAGTCCTGGAGGAGCACTTGGCCGCGGTCGAGGAGCGACTGAAGACGGAAAACAGCGACTTGCGGCAGCACTTTGTCGACAAACTGGAGAAACAGAAAGCCGACTACGTCGAGCAGATGTCCACCTTGAGGCAGGACCACGAGGATGAGGTGCGTAAGCTGCGCAACTCCCACGAGATGGATCTCGAGGGCATCCGGCAGGCCAAGATGGTGGAACTGTCGTCGGTGCAGGACCATGGAAACTACTTGGAAACGCTCCGCCTTGCCTCAAACAACCTCCAGGAGCTGCGCGATGGGATGAGCAACAGCCAGGACAGGGAACGACTGCTGGAAGCGCGCGAGCGCCGCCTGGCCGACCAGGAGCGCCGCTTAAAGATGAACGAGGACACGGCCGACGAGGAGAAGAGGCGACTCATGGAGCTGGTGAGCActctggagctgcagctgggtcGCCTCTCCAAGGACTCGGCGGAGGAGAACTGGCAGCTGCGACAGCGCATGGCCAGCCTGGAGGCCGAGCGGAAGGCCCTCGACCGCGAAAAGGAATTCCACAGAGAACAAATGGAGCGCGACGAGAAGCGGGTTGAGGAGCTCAAGGCCATCCAGCTGGCGGATACGGAGCGGCTGCACCACGAACTGCAGCAGGAGCGCACCCACCTGGCTgtggagcggcagcagctggagaTGAAGCACAGGCTGCAGGAGCACGGCAACCTCGACCAGGATCgtgtggaggtggaggcccAGCTAAAGGTGGCGCAGGAGGCTATCAGGCGGGCCGGCCAGGAGCGGGATCGCTGCCACAAGCTGCAGCGTGAGTTGGAGACGCGGAAGCGCCTTCTTGCTGATAAGGAGAACGATTTGAACCTGAAGGAGGATGAGCTCGCGCAGTCCACGACTTCGTATCGGATGGCCACAGGTCGGGCTCAGATGGCAGAGCAGAAGGCACGCGAAGCCGATCAACTGCTGCAGGCCAAGTTGCAGCTTCTGGGCAAACGGTATCACGACCTCAGCGAAAAGGAGGCGCAGTTGTCCCAGGAGCGGATGCTTCTCGCCCAGGACCGCATTGCGATGCATAACCTCAAGAAGCAGATCCTCCGGAGCAGATGCGCGCTCTGCAAGATGGGGTCGGAGAGTGCCGAGATGGCGCTACGCATTGACCGAAAATCGAAAGGTCAGACCAACATGGATCTCCACCTACCCCCCATGCCGCTCAGCAATGCC
- the LOC4812225 gene encoding spliceosome-associated protein CWC27 homolog translates to MSNIYIQEPPTSGKVLLKTTVGDIDIELWARECPKACRNFVQLCLEGYYNNTVFHRLVKGFIVQGGDPNGDGTGGESIYGQPFKDEFHSRLRYTRRGLMGMANSGKDDNASQFFFTFAETPELQSKNTLFGKVTGDTIYNMLKLEDGIVDHQERPMHAHRILSTEVLTNPFEDIVPRAIAKAEKSKKVKKQRQGVKNFGLLSFGEEAEGDEVETTVFVKQNAGKAKSLHDVTDDPKLSKEPIQVPKQERADSEEPLPNVDEESDKATSSTGKFSDLIKKKLSKTAKTDARPQKITKSVLVESDPEDEDVLMTREQEQKLNISKEKTKIREEIASLKKQYQMDKISKDKLANGPEKAQKESHIKGGSENHYINDFIESKEIYTAKGKLQPKGQSREEFTLKLLAKFRTKVASLKHKEGSEDDEAVGDAEPKEFDNGTVEKEIVGDDWLSHTLNFNSTAPVLAKDANSKGDDWYDAYDPRNPLNKRKRGANNTSSPSKSNFNKKK, encoded by the exons ATGAGCAATATTTACATCCAGGAGCCGCCCACCTCGGGCAAGGTGCTGCTGAAGACCACAGTGggcgacatcgacatcgagcTCTGGGCCAGAGAGTGTCCAAAGGCATGCCGCAACTTCGTGCAACTATGCTTGGAGGGATACTACAACAACACTGTATTCCATCGCCTGGTGAAAGGATTCATAGTGCAGGGCGGCGACCCCAACGGCGATGGAACCGGAGGCGAGTCCATTTACGGGCAGCCGTTCAAGGACGAGTTTCATTCGAGACTGCGGTACACGCGCCGCGGCCTGATGGGAATGGCCAACTCGGGCAAAGACGACAATGCCTCGCAGTTCTTTTTCACGTTCGCAGAGACTCCCGAGCTTCAGAGCAAGAACACACTCTTCGGCAAGGTCACAGGCGACACAATCTACAACATGCTCAAGCTGGAGGACGGCATAGTGGACCACCAGGAGAGGCCCATGCACGCTCATCGAATTCTATCCACCGAGGTACTCACCAATCCCTTCGAAGATATTGTGCCGCGAGCAATCGCCAAGGCcgagaaaagcaaaaaagtcAAGAAACAACGACAGGGCGTTAA AAACTTTGGGCTGCTTTCGTTTGGAGAAGAGGCCGAAGGCGACGAGGTGGAGACAACCGTGTTCGTCAAGCAGAACGCCGGAAAGGCCAAATCGCTGCACGACGTCACAGATGATCCGAAGCTAAGCAAGGAACCGATTCAAGTGCCCAAACAGGAACGTGCTGATAGCGAGGAGCCCTTGCCGAATGTCGATGAGGAAAGTGACAAGGCTACGTCTTCAACTGGCAAATTCTCCGACCTCATCAAGAAGAAACTATCAAAGACTGCCAAGACAGATGCCCGTCCCCAGAAGATCACCAAGAGTGTCCTTGTGGAGAGTGATCCGGAGGACGAGGACGTCCTAATGACCCGAGAGCAAGAACAAAAACTTAATATCTCTAAAGAAAA AACCAAGATTCGCGAAGAAATTGCTTCTCTTAAAAAGCAATATCAGATGGACAAGATCAGCAAGGACAAGCTGGCCAATGGCCCGGAGAAGGCTCAGAAAGAGTCACACATTAAGGGCGGCAGTGAAAATCATTATATCAATGACTTTATTGAGTCGAAGGAGATATACACTGCCAAAGGAAAGCTCCAGCCAAAAGGACAGTCCAG GGAGGAATTCACACTAAAGTTGTTGGCCAAATTCCGTACCAAAGTGGCCAGCTTGAAGCACAAGGAGGGCTCTGAGGACGACGAAGCAGTTGGAGATGCCGAACCAAAGGAGTTCGACAACGGAACAGTTGAGAAAGAGATAGTTGGAGACGACTGGCTGTCGCACACATTAAATTTTAACAGCACAGCTCCCGTCCTGGCAAAGGATGCGAACAGCAAGGGCGACGATTGGTACGATGCCTACGACCCTCGCAACCCCCTCAATAAGCGCAAGCGCGGGGCCAACAACACCAGCTCTCCTAGCAAATCAAACTTTAATAAAAAGAAGTAA
- the Klp68D gene encoding kinesin-like protein Klp68D, with the protein MSAKSRRPGTASSQTPNECVQVVVRCRPMSNRERSEGSPEVVNVYPNRGVVELQNVVDANKEQRKVFTYDAAYDASASQTTLYHEVVFPLVSSVLEGFNGCIFAYGQTGTGKTFTMEGVRGNDDLMGIIPRTFEQIWLHINRTENFQFLVDVSYLEIYMEELRDLLKPNSKHLEVRERGSGVYVPNLHAINCKSVDDMIRVMKVGNKNRTVGFTNMNEHSSRSHAIFMIKIEMCDTETNTIKVGKLNLIDLAGSERQSKTGASAERLKEASKINLALSSLGNVISALAESSPHVPYRDSKLTRLLQDSLGGNSKTIMIANIGPSNYNYNETLTTLRYASRAKSIQNQPIKNEDPQDAKLKEYQEEIERLKRLIAPQQQQRSEKQGTIKKQRVKKPKKEPISQELIGSALQASSADLQVDEDRDSDGDGAESESDKENEAEVAKSNEELERERVENAKLAAKLAELEGQLVRGGKNLLDTYSERQIELEKKLVEIAERKKREIEIQQQLELQEETTLEIRERNVSLEQEVELKKRKLSKCYAKYLALQQELNDCKHDHNQDLRELEMAQNELVKELKRQLLIIDNFVPIEVKQRLYTQAKYDEEQEEWKFSSFPLPLPPSGGDGRQGYRRPVSHPQRRRPTSEHALQEAKSNAPSSLRFKSENIVSYELEMPCRTTQEYRTPKVSASLQAVLAQAMQTGGDDIDIVDSHTNSLRSRLENIINANSSSNGGPGSGAGPLAANTAGSGVGSMPNVRNIKSSRGLPSAGTALDSNRRPPTGRIPAKKPASAYPKARGLVNK; encoded by the exons ATGAGTGCGAAGAGCAGGCGCCCTGGCACCGCCAGCAGCCAGACACCCAACGAGTGCGTCCAGGTTGTGGTGCGATGCCGACCGATGAGCAATCGCGAGCGATCCGAGGGCTCGCCGGAAGTGGTCAACGTATATCCGAACAGGGGCGTGGTGGAGCTGCAGAATGTGGTGGACGCCAACAAGGAGCAGCGGAAGGTCTTCACATACGACGCGGCGTACGATGCCAGCGCCTCGCAGACGACCCTCTACCATGAGGTGGTCTTTCCCCTGGTTAGTTCGGTGCTGGAGGGCTTTAACGGCTGCATATTCGCCTATGGGCAGACGGGCACTGGCAAGACCTTCACCATGGAGGGAGTGCGCGGCAATGACGACTTGATGGGCATCATTCCACGAACCTTTGAGCAGATCTGGCTGCACATCAATCGCACCGAGAACTTTCAGTTTCTGGTCGATGTCTCCTACCTGGAAATCTACATGGAGGAGCTGCGCGATCTGCTGAAGCCCAACTCGAAGCACCTAGAAGTGAGGGAGCGCGGCTCCGGCGTCTATGTGCCCAATCTGCACGCCATCAACTGCAAGAGTGTCGATGACATGATCCGTGTCATGAAGGTGGGCAACAAGAATCGCACCGTGGGATTCACCAACATGAACGAGCACAGTTCCCG CTCACATGCCATTTTCATGATCAAGATCGAGATGTGCGACACCGAGACGAACACCATCAAGGTGGGCAAGCTGAATCTGATCGATCTGGCTGGCAGCGAGCGACAGTCGAAGACAGGCGCATCTGCCGAGCGGCTGAAGGAGGCGAGCAAAATCAATTTGGCCCTCTCCTCGCTGGGCAACGTGATCTCGGCTCTGGCCGAGAGCTCACCCCATGTACCGTACCGCGACTCGAAGCTGACGCGTCTGCTGCAGGACTCGCTGGGCGGCAACTCAAAGACGATTATGATTGCCAATATTGGGCCCTCGAACTACAACTACAATGAGACACTGACCACGCTGCGGTACGCCTCGCGGGCCAAGTCCATCCAGAACCAGCCGATCAAGAACGAGGATCCGCAGGATGCCAAGCTGAAGGAGTACCAGGAGGAGATCGAGCGCCTGAAGCGTCTGATTgcgccgcaacagcagcagcgcagcgaGAAGCAGGGGACAATCAAAAAGCAGCGCGTCAAGAAGCCCAAAAAGGagccgatatcacaggagctGATAGGCAGTGCCCTGCAGGCCTCATCCGCGGATCTGCAGGTGGACgaggacagggacagcgatggcgatggggcAGAGTCCGAGTCGGACAAGGAAAATGAGGCCGAGGTGGCCAAGTCCAACGAAGAGCTAGAGCGTGAGCGCGTCGAGAACGCAAAGCTGGCTGCAAAGCTTGCCGAACTGGAAGGACAGCTGGTGCGCGGTGGCAAGAATCTGCTGGATACCTACAGCGAGCGTCAGATCGAGCTGGAGAAGAAGCTGGTGGAGATTGCGGAGCGCAAGAAGCGGGAGATCGAGATccaacagcagctggagctgcaggaaGAAACCACCCTGGAAATTCGAGAGCGCAACGTCTCACTGGAGCAGGAAGTGGAGCTGAAGAAGCGCAAGCTGTCCAAGTGCTATGCCAAGTACCTGGCTCTGCAGCAGGAGCTCAATGACTGCAAGCACGACCACAACCAGGACCTGCGTGAGCTGGAGATGGCCCAGAACGAGCTCGTCAAAGAGCTGAAGCGCCAGCTGCTTATTATTGACAACTTTGTGCCCATCGAGGTGAAGCAGCGTCTCTACACACAGGCCAAATAtgacgaggagcaggaggaatGGAAGTTTTCCTCCTTTCCTCTACCTCTGCCGCCGTCCGGAGGAGATGGAAGGCAGGGCTACAGGCGCCCCGTTTCCCATCCCCAGCGTCGACGGCCCACGTCCGAGCACGCCCTGCAGGAGGCCAAGTCCAATGCGCCCAGCTCTCTGCGCTTCAAGAGCGAGAATATAGTCAGCTACGAGCTGGAGATGCCATGCCGTACCACCCAGGAGTACCGCACGCCCAAGGTGTCCGCCTCGCTGCAGGCGGTGCTAGCACAGGCCATGCAAACGGGCGGCGACGACATCGATATTGTGGACTCGCACACCAACTCGCTGCGCAGTCGCCTCGAGAACATCATCAAcgccaactccagctccaatgGGGGACCTGGCTCTGGTGCTGGACCGCTGGCCGCCAACACTGCCGGCAGTGGCGTCGGCTCCATGCCCAATGTACGCAACATAAAGTCCAGCCGTGGTCTGCCCAGTGCCGGAACGGCTCTCGACTCCAACCGACGTCCGCCCACGGGTCGTATTCCGGCAAAGAAGCCGGCTTCGGCCTACCCGAAGGCACGCGGCCTCGTTAACAAGTAA
- the Gcat gene encoding 2-amino-3-ketobutyrate coenzyme A ligase, mitochondrial — protein MSTFSKIFLLNGAGGRHYSAAAQTQLREILGSQLAGIKEAGTFKAERIITSSQSTQITVQGSDQRILNFCANNYLGLANNPEIVEYSRKLLEKYGAGLSSVRFICGTQDIHKQLERKIAQFHGREDTILYASCFDANAGIFEAILTPEDAVFSDELNHASIIDGIRLCKAKKQRYKHRDLADLERQLRESDGRLKLIATDGVFSMDGNIAPLARIVDLAKKYNALVFVDECHATGFFGATGRGTEEYDNVMGEVDIINSTLGKALGGASGGYTTGPSELISFLRQKSRPYLFSNTLPPAVVAVGLKVMDMLLASSELTQRVQSNTQHFRTAMTKAGFTIAGENHPICPVMLGDARLASNFADQMLTRGIYVIGFSYPVVPQGKARIRVQISAAHTEAEIDRAIDAFIEVGRSLKVIQ, from the exons ATGTCAACTTTCTCGAAAATATTTCTCTTAAACGGAG CAGGCGGACGTCATTACAGCGCCGCAGCACAGACACAACTGCGCGAAATACTTGGCTCCCAGCTGGCCGGGATCAAGGAGGCGGGCACATTCAAGGCTGAGCGGATCATCACGTCGTCGCAGAGTACCCAAATCACGGTTCAGGGCAGCGACCAGCGGATACTAAACTTCTGTGCCAACAATTATCTGGGACTGGCG AACAACCCAGAGATCGTGGAGTACAGCCGGAAGCTGCTGGAGAAGTATGGAGCCGGTCTGAGCTCGGTTCGCTTTATCTGCGGCACTCAGGACATCCACAAGCAGCTGGAGCGAAAGATTGCTCAGTTCCACGGCCGTGAGGACACCATTCTCTATGCCTCGTGCTTCGACGCCAACGCTGGCATTTTCGAGGCCATACTCACGCCGGAGGACGCTGTCTTCTCGGACGAACTGAACCATGCATCGATCATTGACGGCATTCGCCTGTGCAAGGCCAAGAAGCAGCGATACAAGCACCGCGACCTGGCCGATCTGGAGCGGCAGCTGCGGGAGAGCGACGGACGTCTCAAGTTAATTGCAACCGATGGCGTCTTCTCGATGGACGGAAATATAGCCCCGTTGGCGCGGATTGTCGATCTGGCCAAGAAGTACAATGCCTTGGTTTTCGTGGACGAGTGCCACGCCACCGGCTTCTTTGGCGCCACCGGACGCGGCACCGAGGAGTACGACAATGTCATGGGCGAGGTGGACATCATCAACTCGACGCTGGGCAAGGCTTTGGGAGGCGCCTCTGGAGGTTACACCACCGGGCCTTCGGAGCTCATCTCCTTTTTGCGCCAAAAGTCTAGGCCGTACCTGTTCTCCAAcaccctgccgcctgccgtcGTGGCAGTTGGACTGAAGGTTATGGACATGCTGCTTGCCTCCAGCGAACTCACGCAGCGCGTCCAGAGCAACACGCAGCACTTCCGGACAGCCATGACCAAGGCTGGCTTCACCATAGCCGGAGAGAACCATCCCATTTGTCCCGTGATGCTGGGCGATGCCCGACTAGCATCCAATTTTGCCGATCAAATGCTAA CTCGCGGCATCTACGTGATTGGATTCAGTTATCCGGTGGTGCCCCAGGGCAAGGCGAGGATTCGCGTTCAAATCTCCGCTGCCCATACAGAGGCTGAAATCGACCGGGCCATTGACGCCTTCATAGAAGTCGGTCGCTCTCTAAAGGTGATCCAGTAG